One Thermoanaerobacter pseudethanolicus ATCC 33223 genomic window, ATTAATTGTTGGAGGCGGAGATGGAGGCTCAGTAAGAGAGGTCTTAAAGCACCCTTCTGTAGAAAGAGTAGTTTTGGCAGAAATTGACGAGGCAGTAGTGAGAAATTCTAAAAAATATCTTCCTACAATAAGCCAGGCATTAGATGACCCAAGAGTAGAAATAATGATTGGAGATGGAATTAAATATGTTAATGAACACAAAAATGAATTTGATGTGGTAATAGTGGATTCTACTGACCCAATTGGGCCAGCTGTAGGTCTTTTTACTTCTGATTTTTATAAAGCCGTATATGAATGCTTGAAAGAAGATGGTATTATTGTGGCTCAGACAGAATCACCTTTTATTTATGGAAAATTGATAAACAAACTCAGCAAAATGTTCAAAGAAATATATCCTATTACAAAAGCATATATAGCAACAATACCGACTTATCCAGGAAGTTTGTGGACTTTTACCATGGGTTCAAAAAAATATGACCCTGAAGAAGTGGACATAAATTCTATTCCAAGAATAGATACTAAATACTATACACCTGAAATTCACAAAGCGGCCTTTGTACTGCCTAAATTTGTGAAGGATATTTTTGATGAGGTGTAATATGATAGAAGGAAAATATTTTGTTGATCCGGGAAAGTTTTTAGGGGCTACTGAAGATTATGAAAAGGCAGAGGTAGTTATACTAGGTTTGCCTATGGATTACACAGTGAGTTTCAAAGCAGGAAGCCGCTTTGGACCTGCTGCCATAAGGCAAGCCTCTTATGGTTTAGAATATTATAGTGTGTATTTAGATAGGAGGTTGGAAGATAAGAAATTTTATGATTTAGGAGATTTAGTACTTCCTTATGGGAATGTGAAAAAGAGTCTAGATTTAATCTCAAAAGCTACAGAAGACATTTTGAAAAGTGGAAAAAAAGGATTGTTCTTGGGTGGAGAACATTTAGTGACTTATGGAATTTTAAAAGAGTACTTAAAAAAATATGGGGATAACCTTGTAATCCTTCATTTTGATGCCCATACTGATTTAAGAGAAGAATTTTTCGGTGAAGCTTATTCTCACGCCACAGTAATGAAAAAAGTATGGGATATTGCTAAAGGTATTAAAATGTATAATTTTGGGATAAGGTCAGGTGAAAAAGAAGAATTTGAGTTTGCAGAAAAAAATACCCACATGTTTTTGTATGAAGTAGTTGAACCTTTGAAAGGTGTAATTGATGATATAAAAGATTATCCAATTTATATTAGCTGGGATATAGATGTTGTAGACCCTGCTTTTGCACCAGGCACTGGTACACCAGAACCAGGGGGAATAACCACAAAAGAGGCATTAGAGGCAATTCATATTTTAAAAGATTTAAATGTAGTTGGGATGGATTTGGTGGAAGTCTCGCCTTCTCACGATATAGCTGGTATAACCTCTATTTTAGCAGCTAAACTTATAAGGGAATCTATCCTTTCCTTCTTCTAAAAATTTTGAGCCTTTTGGCTCTTTTTTTATTTTGTTTCTTTTGAAAAAATAGTATAATATATTATGAGGAGGTATTAATATGAGTAATAAAATTAAAATTACAGAAACTGTATTAAGAGATGCCCATCAGTCACTCTTGGCTACTCGAATGTCGACGGAAGAAATGCTCCCAATTGCAGAAAAATTGGATGCAGTAGGATATTATTCTATTGAAGCGTGGGGAGGAGCTACCTTTGATGCTTGTATGAGATTTCTTGACGAAGACCCTTGGGAAAGATTGAGAAGATTAAAGAAGAGGATAAAAAATACCCCTCTTCAAATGCTTTTGAGAGGACAAAATCTATTAGGATATAGGCATTATCCTGATGATATAGTAGAAAAATTTGTTGAGAGGGCTGTTGCTAACGGAATAGATATAATAAGAATTTTTGATGCTTTAAATGATGTACGAAATCTTGAAGTTGCCGTTAAAGCTACTAAAAAAGCGGGAGCCCACGCTCAAGGTACCCTTGTTTATACTATAAGTCCTGTTCACAACATTGACCATTATATTAAAGTAGCAAAAGAGCTGACAGAATTAGGAGTGGATTCCATATGCATAAAGGATATGTCAGGAATATTAACTCCTTATGTTGCTTATGAGTTAGTAAAAAGCCTTAAAGATGCAGTAAATATTCCTATACAGTTGCACAGCCATTATACGAGTGGAATGGCGGCTATGACTTATCTTAAAGCAATAGAGGCTGGAGTAGATATAATAGACACTGCTATTTCACCTTTGGCATTAGGAACTTCTCAACCTGCTACAGAAACAATGGTAGCTATTTTAAAAGGCACTCAATATGACACTGGTTTGGATATGGAGTTATTATCAGAAATTGCTTCATACTTTAAAGAAGTAAAACAAAATCACAGTAAAGAAATAGATTTATCTATGGTTATGGGCGTAGATACAGATGTATTAATTTATCAAGTTCCAGGAGGAATGCTATCAAATTTAATTTCCCAATTAAAACAACAAAATGCTTTAGATAAGTACCCAGAGGTTTTAAAAGAAATTCCTAAAGTTAGAGAAGAATTAGGATACCCACCTCTTGTTACTCCTATGAGTCAGATGGTAGGGACTCAAGCTGTCTTGAATGTAATAACTGGAGAAAGGTATAAAATGGTACCAAAAGAAGTAAAAGATTATGTGAAAGGACTGTATGGTAGACCACCAGCGCCAATTTCAGAAGAAATAAAGAAAAAAATAATAGGAGATGAAGAGGTAATAGATATTAGACCAGCAGACCTTTTAAAACCGCAATTTGAAGCGATTAAAGAAGAAATTAAAGAGTATTATGAACAAGAAGAAGATGTTTTATCTTATGCTCTTTTCCCACAAGTAGCAAAGAAGTTTTTTGAATACAGAAGAGCAAAAAAATATCAAATAGATGCAACTCTTCTTAATATGGAATATATGACATATCCAGTTTAACAGGGAAAATTATTTCCCTGTTTTTTTGTGTATATTTAAATTCCTCCTGTAACATATATTTTTATCCTTCATAACATGTAGTAGAAAGTTTAAAGGAGGGAAATAGGATGACAATAGATGGATCTTATTATAATCCTAACTATCCTAAGTATCCTTACCATCATCCCTATTATCCACATCATCCTCATCCGGGACATTGTAAGACTTTTTATACAGTGCAGCCAGGAGATACTATGTGGTCTATAGCGAATATGTTTGGAATAAGTCTTGACTGCTTAATAAGAGCTAATCCTCAGATATCGGATCCTAATTTGATATATCCAGGACAACAAATTTGCATACCTTTCTATTGTCCACCAGTATCTCCAGAAACCTGCAAAACAATATACACAGTAAAACCGGGAGATACCATGTGGTCTATAGCTAATATGTTTGGTGTAAGTCTTGATGCATTGATAAGAGCAAATCCACAAATACCAGATCCCAATTTGATATACCCAGGACAACAAATATGTATACCTTCTGCGAATTGTTAAGGCACCTTTTAAGGTGCCTTAACAATTAATGTGAAGATATATAGTATTAGGATAATTGCTTGTATATTTTATAACTTTTACAGTCCCTGGTTGAATATTTTTTCCACATTTTAAGCATAGGTAATTTTTGTTTTCTTGCAAATAAGTGTAGCTTATTTCTACCTCTAATTTTCCGTATTTTTTCCAGCTATTCCACCCAGTTTTGCACAATTTGGCTCTGTTTTCATAATCGGCATATACCCATCTCAGCAATCGATGAAAATGAAAAGGATATTTTGTGTATCTTAAAAACTTTTCTGGCAATCCTAAAGATAAAGCGTAATTTTCAAAAGAATTTTCTATTATATCCTGAAGAGGATTTAATATTTGTGTACTTTCCCAATTATACTCTTCTTGTTCTAACCATTTTCTAAAAGTGTCAAACATGTAACCTCTACAAACTTGTATTTTTTCAGTTTTACTTACTTTAAGTTTTTCTAAAAGTTTTTTCCCAATTTCACAGGCTTTTCTTAAATACAATTTATTTTTAAAGTTTTCTTCATTATAATATTCTATGGGAATTATATCATAGAAAAATTCTCCAGTTTCTACTCTCATAGCCCCAATACACGTTCCACCTACCAAACTTCCACTTCCCGCGTCGTCTATTTGTATCACTGTATCACTCCTTGCCTATATATAAATTTTGTAATAAAATCAAAGTAATTATACGTTATTAATTAGAGGAGGTAGAAAATGAAAATACTTCTTACTAATGACGATGGAGTACAAGGATTAGGGATGTTAAAATTAGCAGAATATCTTAAAGATAAGTATAAGGTAACGGTAGTAGCTCCTGAAAAAGAAAGAAGTGCTATAAGCCATGCTATAACTTTACATAAACCTTTAAGGCTTAAAAAAGTAAAGGAAGAGGATAGTTTGAAAATATATGCAATAAATGGTACACCGTCTGATTGTGTAAAATTAGGGATTGAAGTGGTGTTGAGAGAAAAACCTGATATTGTAATTTCTGGCATTAATGAAGGCTTAAATTTAGGGACAGATATACTTTATTCTGGTACTGTTTCTGCGGCTATAGAAGCCGCAATTTACGGCATTCCTGCTATTGCAGTTTCCCGTGCAGAAACTGCTGATATTGAAGATAGGCGTATATATAAATTTTTGGAGAATTTAATAGAAAAAGTTTTAGAAAAAGGATTACCTAAAAACACATTATTGAATGTAAATATACCCGATTTTAAGAAGGGAATAAAGGGAGTAAAAGCTACAATACTCGGCAAGAGTATCTATATTGAGACTTTTCAAAAAAATTATGACCCAAGAGGGAAAGAGTACTATTGGATGGCAGGGAAAATTTCGGAAATAGAAAAGGATGAAAGGACAGACATTGTTTCTGTAAAAGAAGGTTATATTTCTATTACTCCAATTCATTTTGATTTAACAGAGTACAATATGATAAACATCTTAAACTCCTGGGATATAAAAATAGAGTAAATATTTGTAACATTCTATATGATGCAAGAATTGTATCAAAAATATTCATGACATTTATTATTCATTTTATGGAGGATTTTTTATTTTTATATAGAATATTATATATTGCAAATAAAATTTAATGAGGGTGATAGATTGGTAAAAAATAAAGAGCTCGTAATAATAGAAAAATGGTGCAAAGGCTGCGGTATTTGTGTAGAATTTTGCCCTGTTAAAGTATTGGAACTAAAAAATGGTAAGGTTAGGCTGATAGATGCTGATGAATGCACTAAATGTGGCCTTTGCGAGCTCAGGTGTCCTGATTTTGCCATATATTTAGAGGTGAAAGAATGATGCCTACGGTATTGATGCAAGGAAATGAAGCGGTAGTGGAAGGAGCTATAGCTGCTGGACTAAAATTTTATGCAGGATATCCAATAACTCCCTCTACTGAGATTGCTGAGTTTTGTGCCGAAAAGCTTCCTTTTGTAGGAGGGAAATTTATTCAAATGGAAGATGAAATCGCCAGCATGGCAGCAGTTATAGGAGCCTCCCTTACTGGATTAAAAGCAATGACTGCTACATCGGGTCCTGGGTTTTCTTTAAAGCAGGAAAACATAGGTTTTGCTGCTATGGTAGAAATTCCTTGCGTTATAGTGGATGTTCAGCGAATGGGTCCGAGCACAGGAATGCCTACTTCTCCTGCACAAGGGGATGTAATGCAATCCAGATGGGGAACTCATGGAGACCATCCTATAATTGTTTTATCACCTTCTTCTGTAAAAGAAGCCTATTATATTACTATTCAAGCTTTTAATCTTTCTGAAAAATACAGGACACCTGTAATTCTACTTATGGATGAAGTTATAGGTCATCTAAGAGAAGCAGTTAATTTAGATGAATATAAAGATATAGAAATTTTTGAACGACCTATGCCCCAAGATAAAGATAATTACTTACCTTATGAGGATATAGAAAATGGAGTTGTCCCTTTAGTACCCTTTGGTAAAGGTTTTAGATTTCATGTAACAGGACTTGCTCACAACGAAAAAGGATTGCCTACAAATGACCCTAAAGTAACTGAAAAACTGATAAAAAGATTGATGGAGAAAATTGAAAACAATAAAAAAGACATACTGATGTTTGAAGAAAAAGATACTGAAGAAGGAGATGTACTTCTCATATCCTTTGGTTCTTCTGCCAGAGCTTGTGAAGCGGCAATGGAAGAACTTAAAAAAGAAGGGATAAAAATTGGACTTTTCAGACCTATAACCATATGGCCTTTCCCTGATGAAAAATTGAGGGAAATATATCCTAGATTTAAGAAAGTGTTTGTAGTTGAAATGAATACAGGGCAACTTTACTATGAAGTAGATAGAATAATCAAAGGTAATACCTATGTAGGGAAAATTAACAAATTTAATGGAGAGTTTTTCACTCCTTTTGAGATTGTAGAGAAAATAAAGGAGAGTTTTAAAAATGGCATCTGAATTAGTAGAAAAATACATTAGGAAGGAAACGTTACCAAATATTTGGTGTCCAGGTTGCAGCAATGGAATAGTAACGGCAGCTATTGTAAGAGCAATTGACAACTTAGGACTTGACCAAGACAAGGTATGTATTGTATCTGGAATTGGTTGTTCTTCAAGGGCATCAGGATACTTGGATTTTAATACTTTGCATACTACCCATGGAAGAGCTATTGCTTTTGCAACAGGTATTAAATTTGCTAATCCTGAGCTTACAGTAATAGTTATTACTGGAGATGGAGATAATGCGGCTATTGGAGGTAATCACTTTATTCATGCTTGCAGAAGAAATATAGACTTAACTGTAGTGATGTACAACAACCATATTTATGGAATGACAGGAGGACAATATTCTCCAACGACTCCACGGTTTGACAGAGCTACTACTGCACCTTACGGAAATATTGATAGGTATTTTGATATTTGCAAATTGGCCATTGGAGCAGGTGCGACTTATGTAGCTAGGGGTACTGCTTACCATGTTCAACAATTGACAAAACTAATTGAAAGAGGAATTTCTCATAAAGGTTTTTCCTTCATTGAAGCTTTGAGTATATGCCCTACTTACTATGGAAGAAAAAATAAAAAAGGAACACCTGCAGATATGCTAAAGTGGTTAAAAGACCATGCAGTAGACATAAAACAAGCTAGTAAAATGGACCCTGAAGAGCTTCATGACAAATTTATTATTGGAGAGCTTTTAAATATTGATGAGCCTGAATTTGTAGAAGAATATCAAAAAATGTTAAATAATTTGAAGGTGAATTACAAATGAGTTCAATAGAAATAAGATTAGGTGGTTCAGGAGGGCAAGGTTTAATCCTTGCAGGAATAATTTTGGCGGAAGCTGCAATATTGGATGGTAAAAATAGTGTTCAAAGTCAGTCCTATGGTCCTGAGGCAAGAGGAGGATCCAGCAAAGCAGAAGTAATAATAAGTAATGAATATATAACGTATCCTAAGGTATTAAAACCAGACATACTACTTACTCTTGCGTCTTCTGCCTATTTATGCTATAAAAATGACATGAAAGAAAATGGGATAATTATAATAGACGAATCAATAATTCCTAATGATGAAGATACCCAAAAAGTTGTCCGACTTCCCATAATAAAAACTGCGCAAGAGATAATTGGAAGAGCTTTTGTGGCGAATATAATATCTTTAGGTGTAATAGCAGAGTTAACTAATGTGGTAACAAAAGAATCTTTAGAAAGAGCTGTTTTAAATAGAGTACCTCCAGCCACAGAAGAGATTAACAAAAGAGCATTGAGAGAAGGCTATAATCTTGTAAAAATGAGGGGTAGTGAAATATGGCAAAAACAGATGATTTGATAAAAAGGATACAAGATAATTATACAAAATTAAGCAAAAGCCAAAAGATAATAGCAGAGTACATTATAAATCATTATGATAAGGCAGCTTTTATGACAGCTGCAAAATTGGGAGCCAGCATAAATATAAGTGAATCAACTGTTGTAAGATTTGCTAATACTTTAGGCTATAATGGATATCCAGAACTTCAAAATGCACTGCAAGAGCTTATAAAAAATAAACTTACAACAGTCCAAAGGTTAGAAATGACAGAAGAGACAGATGAAATTGCTATATTGAATAATGTACTAAAAGCCGACATAGAAAACATAAAAGAGACCATAAATGAAATAAATAAGGATGACTTTAGAAGAGTCGTTTCAGATATCATCAATGCTACAAAAATTTATATAATAGGTTCCAGAAGTTCTATTGTCATTGCAGAATATTTGGGATTTTATTTAAATTTAATACGGGAAAATGTGTCAGTCGTTAAAGCGGGCGTATCAGATGTTTTCGAGCAAATTCTCAGAGTTAGTGAAAATGATTTAGTGATAGGAATTGGTTTTCCGAGATACTCAAAAAGAACATTAGATGTGCTGAAATATGCAAAATCTCAGAATGCAAAAATCGTTACAATAACAGATAGCTTGATTTCTCCTCTTACCTCTGTTGCTGATGAGATATTAATTGCGAAAAGCAACATGGCTTCTTTTGTGGATTCATTAGTGGCACCTTTAAGTCTTGTCAATGCTCTTGTGGTAGCTGTGGGCCTTAGAGAAAAGGAAAAGATAGCCGATACTTTTGAAAAATTAGAGAGTATTTGGGATGAATATGGGGTATATTTCTCAAAACCAAATTAATTATAAAATTTTGAAGGGTTATTAAAAATTTTGTAGAATATATAACATAGAAATCGATTCATTTGCTTCAAAATTTTAAAATTAGGAGGATAATAAAATGTCAAAAGAGTCATTAAATCCTTTGATTATTGCGCAAAAGCAGATTAAAAATGCTTGTGATTTGCTGGGGGTAGAAGAATTTGTTTATGAACTTTTAAAGGAACCTATGCGAGTATTAGAAGTTTCTATTCCTGTACAGATGGATGATGGTACAGTAAAAGTCTTTAAAGGTTATAGGTCTCAACACAATGACGCATTAGGACCCACAAAAGGAGGAATAAGATTTCATCCTGACGTTACATTAGATGAGGTAAAAGCCTTATCCATGTGGATGACATTTAAATGTGGGGTAGTAGGACTTCCTTACGGAGGAGCAAAAGGTGGAGTAGTGGTAAATCCAAAAGAATTGTCTAACGATGAGTTACAGAGGTTGAGCAGGGGCTATATAAGAGCAATAACGAGCATAATAGGTCCTAATAAAGATATACCTGCACCAGATGTAAATACTAACATGCAAATTATGGCTTGGATGGTAGATGAGTATAACAAAATTGTAGGCTACAATAGCCCTGCGGTCATTACAGGAAAACCTTTGATATATGGTGGTTCTAAGGGAAGAACTGCTGCAACTGGATATGGAGTTGCATTGATGGCACGGGAGGCTGTAAAACGTTTACAGATGGATTTCAAAAATTGTACATCAGCTGTACAGGGCTTTGGAAATGTTGGAAGTTACACTGCTTTAAACCTTCAAAGATTAGGCGCTAAAATTGTAGCAGTAAGTGATGTGTATGGAGGTATATACAATAAAGATGGAATTGATGTTGAAAAATTACTAGAGCATGTAAATAAGACGGGAACAGTGTGCAATTTTGAGGGAACAACCAGTATAACAAATGAAGAGCTTTTAACAATGGAGGTAGACATTTTAGCTTTAGCAGCTTTAGAAAATCAGATAACTTCTGCAAATGCGCCAGATGTAAAGGCGAAAATAATTTGCGAAGGAGCAAATGGTCCTACAACTCCTGAAGCAGATAAGATTTTAGCAGAAAGAGGTGTGTTTGTAGTTCCGGATATTTTAGCTAATTCAGGAGGAGTAATAGTTTCATATTTTGAATGGGTACAAAATCTCATGAATTATTATTGGACAGAAAAAGAAGTAGAAGAAAGACAGGAGATTATGATGGTAAATGCTTTTAACGCTATATATGAATTAGCACAGCAGTACAAAGTTGATATGAGGACAGCAGCTTACATGATATCGATTAAACGGGTTTATGAAGCTATGAAAATTAGAGGTTGGTTATAAAGGGTTAGTACAAAATTAGCGTAAACATTATTCTTATAAACTTTACTGCAATTGCAATTACTGTTTGTTTTTTCTTTAATGGGCTCTCTTGTTTATGTAATTATAGGGGGCCTTAAATTTTTTGTTAGTGTTTATTAACTTGTCTTTGGATTTCTTAATGAGTTTCTCTGCAAAGATCCTTAAACACTTCTTTAAATTCAAGAAAGTACTCATCTAAAATAGCAATTAGCTTTACTAGACAATTGATAGACAATTTAAGTCCTCTGTGTTATTATTAAAATTAGAGTGTTTATTACCATAGAGCTTAATCTATCATCTTTCCCGTTGCTAATATTTCTATTTTGCAAAAAGTCCAGTAGAAACTTTTAACAAACTAAAGAATGAAATATAGGAGGCTACAGATGAAGTTAATAGCAATATTAATATTTATAGCGACATATATTCTACTTCTTGTTTTACCTAAATACAGAACATATATTTCATTATTTTCAGCTTTATTATTTGTATTAATTGGAATACTTCCCTTTCAAAAAGCTCTATCTTACATTGATTGGAATGTTATATTGATGATTGGCGGAACTATGGGAATAGTAAACCTGTTTATCGAATCAAAGATGCCTGCTTTGATGGCTGATGTTATAATAGACAAAGTCGCAAGTATAAAATGGGCCATAATATCTCTTGCAGCCTTTGCTGGCATAGTTTCAGCTTTTATCGATAATGTAGCTACTGTTTTAATAATAGCACCCGTTGCTATGGATATTGCAAAGAAGCTTAATATTTCACCAGTCTATATGATTATTTCAATAGCTATTTCATCAAACTTACAAGGTGCTGCAACCTTAGTTGGAGATACTACCTCGCTTTTATTAGGTGGTTATGCTAAAATGGATTTTATTGACTTTTTCTTTTTTAAAGGTAGGATGGGATTGTTTTGGATAGTTCAAATTGGGGCAGTAGCTACAATACCTATTTTATTGCTCTTTTTTAGAGAATATAATCAACCCATTCATCTTGAGGAAAAGCAAGAGGTTGAGGACTATTTCCCATCATATCTTTTGATTTTGATGGTAGCATTATTAATAATTGCTTCCTTTATTCCTAATAAACCTGAAATTACAAATGGTTTAATATGCACAACATTGCTTTTAATAGGTATAATTAAGGAGGTCGTCATAAGCAAAAATAAACATGCTTTAAATAATACTCTTTTACAAATTGATTATGAAACAATCCTTTTGCTGATGGGGCTTTTCGTAGTAATAGGTGGAATTTCTGAGGTTGGAGTTATAAACGATATTAGTAAAATATTTTCAAGATTTGGAAAGGGCAACTTATTTTTAATCTATACTATTATAGTTTGGTTCTCAGTTTTTGTATCTGCCTTCATTGATAATATACCATATACTGCTACGATGCTTCCTGTTGTATCAAAAATTGCTCAAGAAATGGGAATACAGCCTTATCTTCTTTATTTTGGCCTACTTGTTGGGGCAACATTGGGAGGTAATATAACTCCAATAGGTGCATCTGCTAATATAACTGGATTAGGAATTCTAAGAAAAGAAGGATATGAAGTTAAGGCAAAGGACTTTATGAAGTTAAGTATTCCATTTACTTTAACAGCAGTTATAACTGGTTATATTTTGACTTGGATTATTTGGAGGTAATGTAAAGGGAATAAGGGTGATAGATTGGTAAAAAACAAAAAACTGGTAATAATAGAGGAATGGTGCAAAGGCTGCGGCATTTGTGTGGTATTTTGTCCTGTTAAAGTATTCGTTTTTGAATTTAATTGTCTATATAAAATTCGACAAAAGTGGATGAATTCCTTTGAAAATATATAGCAGAACCCCTTAATTTGTGAGGATTTTGGAGTTCTGCAAAGACCTAAATAAAAAAATGCTAAGGAGGTTATTTATGGTATGGAAGATCGAAAAACTTTGTGGCAAAAAATAGCCAGCATAGGACCGGGTGCCATTGTCGCTGCAGCATTTATAGGCCCGGGTACTGTAACCACCTGCACCCTGGCGGGCGTCAATTACAAATACACTCTGCTGTGGGCCTTACTGTTTTCAACCATAGCGACTATAATACTTCAGGAAATGTCGGCTCGCATCGGGATAGTAGCCAATAAGGGATTAGGAAGCACCATCAGAGAAACCTTTGAGGAAAACCCAACGGCCAAAATTGTCGTAATAGCTCTTGTGATCGCAGCCCTGGGAATTGGGAACTCCGCCTTCCAGAGCGGCAATATAAGTGGCGCCTCTATGGGATTGCAGGTGATTCTTGGAGGTTCAAAACAAGTCTGGGTAGTCCTCATCGCGCTGATAGCAGGATTCCTCCTCTGGACCAGCAGTTACAAGTTAATCGAAAAGGTATTGGTCGGTATAGTTATAATGATGAGCATTGTCTTCGTCGCCACAGCCGTAGTGATCTCTCCCAACTGGGGTGAGGTTTTTAGGGGAATCTTTGTTCCAACGATTCCACCAGGCGCCCTCATAGTAACCCTCGGACTCATAGGGACAACCGTTGTGCCGTATAACCTGTACCTTCATTCATCCATTACAGCCGAACGCTGGGGTAGTTACAAAGACAAGAGAGAAGCCATATCGGAATCAAGAGCCGATACCATGCTGTCTATAGGTCTGGGCGGAATTATATCCATGGCCATAATCATTACTTCCTCTTCCATGTTCAGCACCGGCGTACAAATTAAAACCGCCGCCGACATGGCGAGCCAGCTGGAGCCCCTGCTGGGGCCATGGGCAAAATGGTTTTTCGCAATAGGCCTGTTCTGCGCCGGGATTTCTTCGGCCATAACGGCACCCATGGCCGCCGCCTATGCTATAACTGGCGTCCTCGGGCTGAAAAGCGACCTAAAGGAAAGGCATTTTCGTATAATATGGCTGCTGGTATTACTAATTGGTGCCACGGTGGCCTTTTTGGGCGCCAACCCAGTACAGGTAATAGTTTTTGCCCAGGCGGTAAACGGCGTACTGCTTCCCATCTCGGCAATACTCTTGCTTGTGGTAATAAACAACCAAAAGATCATGAAAGAATTTGCAAACACCACCGTATCCAATATACTCGGGTATTTCGTCGTAGTCGTAACCGTAATTCTCGGGTTGAGGATGTTCCTGACAGCCCTAAAGATAATATAATTGGTGTTAGTATAATATTGTAGACACTATAACTTGAACAAGGTAAAATAGAATTACAAAGAGAGGAAGTGTCTACAAGATGTCAAAGTGACAAAGAAAATATAATGAAGAGTTCAAACACACTATAGTAGAGCTGTATAACTTTATGTTTTATCAACCACTACCTTCAACACCAAGAGGAGGGAATCCTTCTTTTTTTTTCTCAAATCTTTTTGTATCAAGTATTGTAAGGTTTGATATCCCCCAAAATTAGGGGTTTATCTGACATAACTCTAAGTAAAAAAGGAGGTATGTTTATGAAATATCGAGTGGACATAAATAGTGACATTGGTGAAAGTTTTGGGGTGTATAAAATAGGTATGGATGAGGAAATAGTAAAATACATTTCATCAGCAAATATTGCTTGTGGATTTCATGCAGGTGATCCTATTGTAATGGCAAATACTGTTGAAAGATGTGCTAAAAATAAAGTGGCGGTAGGAGCTCATCCTGGATTTCCTGATCTATTGGGATTTGGAAGAAGAAATATAGATGTATCACCCACAGATGTAAAAAATTATATCATATATCAAATTGGAGCCTTACAAGCTTTTGCTATAAGTAACGGTATAAAATTGCAACATGTTAAAGCTCATGGCGCCTTGTACAACATGGCTGCAACAGATGAAAAACTTGCTATAGCAATTGCCGAAGCAATAGCTTCAGTAAATGAAAATCTCATATGCGTTGGGATGGCCA contains:
- a CDS encoding 2-oxoacid:ferredoxin oxidoreductase subunit beta codes for the protein MASELVEKYIRKETLPNIWCPGCSNGIVTAAIVRAIDNLGLDQDKVCIVSGIGCSSRASGYLDFNTLHTTHGRAIAFATGIKFANPELTVIVITGDGDNAAIGGNHFIHACRRNIDLTVVMYNNHIYGMTGGQYSPTTPRFDRATTAPYGNIDRYFDICKLAIGAGATYVARGTAYHVQQLTKLIERGISHKGFSFIEALSICPTYYGRKNKKGTPADMLKWLKDHAVDIKQASKMDPEELHDKFIIGELLNIDEPEFVEEYQKMLNNLKVNYK
- a CDS encoding 2-oxoacid:acceptor oxidoreductase subunit alpha encodes the protein MMPTVLMQGNEAVVEGAIAAGLKFYAGYPITPSTEIAEFCAEKLPFVGGKFIQMEDEIASMAAVIGASLTGLKAMTATSGPGFSLKQENIGFAAMVEIPCVIVDVQRMGPSTGMPTSPAQGDVMQSRWGTHGDHPIIVLSPSSVKEAYYITIQAFNLSEKYRTPVILLMDEVIGHLREAVNLDEYKDIEIFERPMPQDKDNYLPYEDIENGVVPLVPFGKGFRFHVTGLAHNEKGLPTNDPKVTEKLIKRLMEKIENNKKDILMFEEKDTEEGDVLLISFGSSARACEAAMEELKKEGIKIGLFRPITIWPFPDEKLREIYPRFKKVFVVEMNTGQLYYEVDRIIKGNTYVGKINKFNGEFFTPFEIVEKIKESFKNGI
- a CDS encoding MurR/RpiR family transcriptional regulator, whose amino-acid sequence is MAKTDDLIKRIQDNYTKLSKSQKIIAEYIINHYDKAAFMTAAKLGASINISESTVVRFANTLGYNGYPELQNALQELIKNKLTTVQRLEMTEETDEIAILNNVLKADIENIKETINEINKDDFRRVVSDIINATKIYIIGSRSSIVIAEYLGFYLNLIRENVSVVKAGVSDVFEQILRVSENDLVIGIGFPRYSKRTLDVLKYAKSQNAKIVTITDSLISPLTSVADEILIAKSNMASFVDSLVAPLSLVNALVVAVGLREKEKIADTFEKLESIWDEYGVYFSKPN
- a CDS encoding Glu/Leu/Phe/Val family dehydrogenase gives rise to the protein MSKESLNPLIIAQKQIKNACDLLGVEEFVYELLKEPMRVLEVSIPVQMDDGTVKVFKGYRSQHNDALGPTKGGIRFHPDVTLDEVKALSMWMTFKCGVVGLPYGGAKGGVVVNPKELSNDELQRLSRGYIRAITSIIGPNKDIPAPDVNTNMQIMAWMVDEYNKIVGYNSPAVITGKPLIYGGSKGRTAATGYGVALMAREAVKRLQMDFKNCTSAVQGFGNVGSYTALNLQRLGAKIVAVSDVYGGIYNKDGIDVEKLLEHVNKTGTVCNFEGTTSITNEELLTMEVDILALAALENQITSANAPDVKAKIICEGANGPTTPEADKILAERGVFVVPDILANSGGVIVSYFEWVQNLMNYYWTEKEVEERQEIMMVNAFNAIYELAQQYKVDMRTAAYMISIKRVYEAMKIRGWL
- a CDS encoding 2-oxoacid:acceptor oxidoreductase family protein; translation: MSSIEIRLGGSGGQGLILAGIILAEAAILDGKNSVQSQSYGPEARGGSSKAEVIISNEYITYPKVLKPDILLTLASSAYLCYKNDMKENGIIIIDESIIPNDEDTQKVVRLPIIKTAQEIIGRAFVANIISLGVIAELTNVVTKESLERAVLNRVPPATEEINKRALREGYNLVKMRGSEIWQKQMI